Proteins encoded within one genomic window of uncultured Draconibacterium sp.:
- a CDS encoding IS4 family transposase, translating to MYTFIFIIFILVKKLRINQLSVPFFRITESRFRKNHAKLIRFIDKKLSSEEFILKHRTTESAFTRKRSFSFKSLSLFILSSIQSSLQRELDRFFRIYNDSQITEQFVSKSAFSQARKKINPEAFKELNSWSVKHFYENYRYHKWKNHRLIAIDGSEVLLPSNAETIAKFGDYSHRRSDKSVVLSRFSKCYDVLNRIAIDAVLTTRKEGEGTLAIQHLEKLSKDDLVIFDRGYPSLILLRTFLDTGINFCSRIAVGNWTAAKDLVNSNNKETVVTLEIPNHLKKKFYSKGLNTSPIKLRLIKIRLKTGEDEVLITSLMDEQIYPHSCFKKLYNLRWGVEESYKVDKHQIRLEDFSGYSVQSIMQEFHAMILLSNLAAIFSYLPQKEIKKVKHNYKVSATIAISKMRDNLVSLFRNIGEINLIEKLVNSIWLNLIPIRNERSFERKVYRRRRYYYQYKIL from the coding sequence ATGTATACGTTTATTTTCATTATCTTTATTTTAGTTAAAAAATTAAGAATCAATCAATTATCCGTACCATTTTTCCGAATAACAGAGAGCAGATTTCGGAAAAATCATGCCAAACTGATCCGTTTTATAGATAAAAAATTATCGAGTGAAGAATTTATTTTAAAGCACAGAACAACAGAAAGTGCTTTTACAAGAAAACGGAGCTTTTCATTCAAATCCTTGAGTTTATTTATTTTAAGTTCTATTCAAAGTAGCTTACAGCGCGAACTTGATAGATTTTTCAGAATATACAACGATTCGCAGATTACTGAACAGTTTGTATCTAAAAGCGCATTCTCCCAGGCAAGAAAGAAAATTAACCCAGAGGCATTTAAAGAGCTCAATAGCTGGTCAGTAAAACATTTCTATGAAAATTACAGATATCATAAATGGAAAAACCATCGCTTGATTGCCATAGATGGCTCTGAGGTTCTTCTGCCTTCCAATGCTGAAACAATAGCCAAATTTGGAGATTATTCTCACAGGAGGAGCGATAAAAGCGTGGTCTTGTCAAGGTTTTCAAAGTGTTACGACGTGCTTAACCGCATTGCGATTGATGCTGTTTTAACGACAAGAAAAGAAGGAGAAGGAACCTTGGCCATTCAACATCTGGAAAAGCTGTCAAAAGACGATTTGGTAATATTCGATAGAGGATATCCATCATTAATCTTGCTTAGAACTTTTCTTGATACAGGGATTAATTTTTGCAGTAGGATAGCTGTTGGAAACTGGACTGCTGCTAAAGATTTGGTTAATTCAAATAATAAAGAAACTGTAGTTACCTTAGAAATTCCAAATCACTTAAAGAAGAAGTTCTATTCCAAAGGATTAAATACATCTCCAATAAAACTAAGATTGATAAAGATAAGACTAAAAACAGGAGAAGACGAAGTACTAATCACTTCATTAATGGATGAGCAAATATATCCACACAGCTGTTTTAAGAAACTTTATAACTTGAGGTGGGGAGTCGAAGAATCATACAAAGTTGATAAACATCAGATAAGATTGGAAGATTTCTCTGGATACTCTGTACAGTCTATAATGCAAGAGTTTCATGCAATGATATTGTTATCTAATTTGGCTGCAATTTTTTCTTATTTGCCTCAAAAGGAGATAAAGAAAGTAAAGCATAATTACAAAGTGAGTGCTACTATTGCAATATCAAAAATGAGAGACAACCTGGTGTCCTTGTTTCGAAATATTGGTGAAATTAATCTGATAGAAAAACTCGTTAACTCAATTTGGTTGAATTTGATTCCAATCAGAAATGAAAGGAGCTTTGAGCGAAAAGTATATAGAAGGAGGAGATATTATTATCAATATAAAATCTTATGA
- a CDS encoding tail fiber protein, with protein sequence MDDGYLGEIRIFAGNFAPRGWAICAGQELAISDHDALFSILGTIYGGDGRSTFGLPDFRGRIPIGIGYGPGLSDRQLGQKGGAETSFLGLDNLPTHTHAVNASGTEGNAQGPTAAIMALSYGQMQQGGSTYTGQNLNFTKDTSNIVEMSSKTVSNKGGSTQHYNMQPFLGINYVICLQGRYPSKS encoded by the coding sequence ATGGATGATGGATATTTAGGAGAAATTAGAATTTTTGCGGGTAACTTTGCTCCTCGTGGGTGGGCTATCTGTGCAGGTCAGGAATTAGCTATTTCAGATCATGATGCTCTTTTTTCTATTCTGGGTACTATTTATGGTGGAGACGGAAGATCGACATTTGGATTGCCTGATTTTAGAGGACGTATTCCTATTGGAATAGGTTATGGACCAGGGCTTTCAGATCGGCAGTTAGGACAAAAAGGGGGTGCTGAAACATCTTTTTTAGGGCTTGATAATCTACCAACTCATACTCATGCTGTAAACGCCAGTGGTACAGAGGGGAATGCCCAAGGGCCCACTGCTGCAATAATGGCATTATCCTATGGGCAAATGCAACAAGGAGGAAGTACATATACCGGACAAAATTTAAATTTCACTAAGGATACTTCAAACATTGTTGAGATGAGTAGTAAAACTGTAAGTAATAAAGGGGGAAGTACTCAGCATTATAATATGCAGCCTTTTTTAGGTATAAATTATGTTATTTGTTTACAGGGACGATACCCTTC